Proteins encoded within one genomic window of Halorussus salilacus:
- a CDS encoding GNAT family N-acetyltransferase encodes MYVRDAKNREEVWLLDHIEAMELDDTAFRSRDYVVAIDEQSGEKAGFGRIRIHKTDDGEYCELTSIGVLEEWRRQGVGAHVVERLVEHARDQGFESVYSLTSATDYLAQFGFEGVETADLPERLRDRLETKRERLDPDAVGMAIDVESFEMPDRLRERFKGARPSEEETEPEESAEDFGIDPDSATYKYDTGG; translated from the coding sequence ATGTACGTCCGGGACGCGAAGAACAGAGAGGAGGTGTGGCTGTTGGACCACATCGAGGCGATGGAACTCGACGACACCGCGTTCCGCTCGCGCGACTACGTGGTCGCCATCGACGAGCAGTCGGGCGAGAAGGCCGGGTTCGGCCGCATCCGCATCCACAAGACCGACGACGGCGAGTACTGCGAGCTCACCAGCATCGGCGTGCTGGAGGAGTGGCGACGCCAGGGCGTCGGCGCGCACGTAGTCGAGCGACTCGTCGAACACGCCCGCGACCAGGGGTTCGAGTCGGTGTACTCGCTGACGAGCGCGACCGACTACCTCGCGCAGTTCGGCTTCGAGGGCGTCGAGACCGCCGACCTGCCCGAGCGACTCCGCGACCGACTCGAAACCAAGCGCGAGCGACTCGACCCCGACGCGGTCGGGATGGCCATCGACGTCGAGTCGTTCGAGATGCCCGACCGCCTCCGCGAGCGGTTCAAGGGCGCTCGCCCCTCCGAGGAGGAGACCGAACCCGAGGAGTCGGCCGAGGACTTCGGCATCGACCCCGACAGCGCGACCTACAAGTACGATACTGGTGGGTGA
- a CDS encoding DUF7565 family protein, with protein MTDWECAIDGCGEQFDDVEEAIVHQTTDHKRRECKVCGSVVPDGYFAIRHAFDEHSRAEYVRAYGASAAEVRHRERVRDSIEDSADLQKVVNRLDEVTGGL; from the coding sequence GGTTGCGGCGAGCAGTTCGACGACGTGGAGGAGGCCATCGTCCACCAGACGACCGACCACAAGCGCCGCGAGTGCAAGGTCTGCGGGTCGGTGGTCCCCGACGGCTACTTCGCCATCCGCCACGCGTTCGACGAGCACTCGCGCGCGGAGTACGTCCGGGCCTACGGCGCGAGCGCCGCGGAGGTCCGCCACCGCGAGCGCGTCCGGGACTCGATAGAGGACAGCGCCGACCTCCAGAAGGTGGTGAACCGACTGGACGAGGTGACCGGCGGGCTGTGA